The following coding sequences lie in one Myxococcus xanthus genomic window:
- a CDS encoding M3 family metallopeptidase, protein MRRAASRISAANPCCSAASGALPLRPYLRRHHAQEQTVSESQVPDAARLVTCPPAEFTRAGEEAMAAAREGIAQLKALRPPYVTREVLEIYDEATAALDDAGARASVARHAHPDAAMREAAEAAEQALETLSNDIRMDRGVYDVLAALDLSGEDAATRKWMEKVRREFRRAGVDRDDATRARVKALQEELVRIGQEFSRNIRQDTRTEALAPSALEGLPDDYVRAHPPGPDGKVRITTDYPDIVPFMTYSRDAQAREQMWRVFRQRGHPANADVLQRMVSRRNELATLLGYRNWAAYATEDKMIRDEGAASDFIEKIAAASGARMERDYATLLERKRRDVPGAERVNPWDQAYLEDRVKAEQYAFDSQVVRPYYEYSRVKQGVLDLTARLFGVTYRRVADAPVWHPDVEAYDVFEGTTLRGRFYLDMHPRDDKYKHAAQFTLTSGKSGRRLPEGVLVCNFPRPGAEPALLQHSDVETFFHEFGHLLHHIFGGHTRWAGVSGVRTEWDFVEAPSQMLEEWARDTASLQTFAKHYQTNEPIPADVVERMRRAEEFGKGLWVRQQMFYAALSLELYRRKPEGVDAVSLVRELQGKFTPFPYVEGTYFHLSFGHLDGYSSNYYTYMWSLVIAKDLFTVFQQKGMLSPEPAQAYRRAVLEPGGSDDAARLVNAFLGRDYDFRAYEEWLNQAA, encoded by the coding sequence ATGCGCCGGGCGGCCTCTCGCATTTCCGCCGCCAATCCCTGCTGCTCCGCGGCGTCCGGCGCATTACCTTTGCGGCCGTACCTTCGCCGTCACCACGCTCAGGAGCAGACTGTGTCAGAGAGCCAAGTCCCCGACGCCGCCCGCCTCGTCACCTGCCCACCGGCCGAATTCACGCGCGCCGGTGAGGAGGCCATGGCCGCCGCCCGAGAGGGAATCGCCCAGCTCAAGGCCCTCCGTCCCCCCTACGTCACGCGCGAGGTGCTGGAGATATACGACGAGGCCACGGCGGCGCTCGACGACGCGGGAGCCCGCGCCAGCGTTGCCCGTCATGCGCACCCGGACGCCGCCATGCGCGAGGCCGCCGAGGCCGCCGAGCAGGCCCTGGAGACGCTCAGCAACGACATCCGCATGGACCGGGGCGTCTATGACGTGCTGGCCGCGCTGGATTTGTCCGGCGAGGACGCCGCCACGCGGAAGTGGATGGAGAAGGTGCGGCGGGAGTTCCGCCGCGCGGGCGTGGACCGGGATGACGCCACCCGCGCCCGGGTGAAGGCGCTCCAGGAGGAGCTGGTCCGCATCGGTCAGGAGTTCAGCCGCAACATCCGCCAGGACACGCGCACGGAAGCGCTGGCGCCGTCGGCGCTGGAGGGCCTGCCCGACGACTACGTGCGCGCCCACCCGCCCGGGCCGGACGGCAAGGTGCGCATCACCACGGACTACCCGGACATCGTCCCCTTCATGACGTACTCGCGTGATGCTCAGGCCCGCGAGCAGATGTGGCGCGTCTTCCGCCAGCGCGGCCATCCCGCCAACGCGGACGTCCTGCAGCGCATGGTGTCCCGCCGGAACGAGCTGGCCACGCTGCTGGGCTACCGGAACTGGGCGGCCTACGCGACCGAGGACAAGATGATTCGGGATGAGGGGGCCGCCTCGGACTTCATCGAGAAGATCGCCGCCGCGTCCGGCGCGCGCATGGAGCGCGACTACGCCACGCTGCTGGAGCGCAAGCGCCGCGACGTTCCCGGCGCCGAGCGCGTCAACCCGTGGGACCAAGCCTACCTGGAGGACCGCGTGAAGGCGGAGCAGTACGCCTTCGACTCGCAGGTGGTGCGGCCCTATTACGAGTACTCGCGCGTGAAGCAGGGCGTGCTCGACCTGACGGCGCGCCTGTTCGGCGTCACCTACCGCCGCGTCGCGGACGCCCCGGTGTGGCACCCGGACGTGGAGGCCTACGACGTGTTCGAGGGCACCACGCTGCGCGGGCGCTTCTACCTGGACATGCACCCGCGCGACGACAAGTACAAGCACGCGGCCCAGTTCACGCTGACGAGCGGGAAGTCGGGACGGCGGCTGCCGGAAGGGGTGCTTGTCTGCAACTTCCCCCGTCCTGGCGCGGAGCCCGCGCTGCTCCAGCACAGCGACGTGGAGACCTTCTTCCACGAGTTCGGCCACCTGCTGCACCACATCTTCGGCGGCCACACTCGCTGGGCGGGCGTGTCCGGTGTCCGCACGGAGTGGGACTTCGTGGAGGCGCCTTCGCAGATGCTGGAGGAGTGGGCGCGTGACACCGCCAGCCTCCAGACATTCGCGAAGCACTATCAGACGAACGAGCCCATCCCCGCGGACGTGGTGGAGCGCATGCGCCGCGCGGAAGAGTTCGGCAAGGGGCTGTGGGTGCGCCAGCAGATGTTCTACGCGGCGCTCAGCCTGGAGCTGTACCGGCGGAAGCCGGAGGGCGTGGACGCGGTGTCGCTCGTGCGCGAGCTCCAGGGGAAGTTCACACCCTTCCCGTACGTGGAGGGCACCTACTTCCACCTCTCCTTCGGCCACCTCGACGGGTACTCGTCCAACTACTACACGTACATGTGGTCGCTCGTCATCGCGAAGGACCTGTTCACGGTGTTCCAGCAGAAGGGGATGCTGTCCCCTGAGCCCGCTCAGGCCTACCGGCGCGCGGTGCTGGAGCCGGGTGGCTCGGACGACGCGGCCCGGCTGGTGAATGCCTTCCTGGGGCGCGACTACGACTTCCGCGCCTATGAGGAGTGGCTCAATCAGGCGGCGTGA
- a CDS encoding TIGR02265 family protein, whose protein sequence is MGFLQNDLEQRLAVIRPDDTVRGLVFNAVFNLAERKLGAEAATRLREPFFKRSPVDFFSYPAVDALRLLYATSEALTPVYGSREDAVRACGAAAVTHFFQSTVGQTLNRLIGKGDPKRLLSHAPTAYSTLVSYGRREFAVLGDKQVRLAFHGDMQPVQYHEGVLQEALSVVGCKSRVVGTPRGVTGADYVITWE, encoded by the coding sequence ATGGGCTTTCTGCAGAACGACCTCGAACAACGATTGGCCGTCATCCGTCCCGACGACACGGTGCGCGGGCTCGTCTTCAACGCGGTGTTCAACCTGGCGGAGAGGAAGCTGGGCGCGGAGGCGGCCACGCGCCTGCGTGAGCCCTTCTTCAAGCGCTCCCCGGTGGACTTCTTCTCCTACCCGGCTGTGGATGCCCTGCGCCTCTTGTACGCGACCTCGGAGGCGTTGACGCCCGTCTATGGCTCCAGGGAGGACGCGGTGCGGGCCTGCGGCGCCGCGGCCGTCACGCACTTCTTCCAGTCCACGGTGGGGCAGACGCTCAACCGGCTCATCGGCAAGGGCGACCCCAAGCGGCTCCTCTCCCACGCGCCCACCGCGTACTCGACGCTGGTGAGCTACGGCCGGCGCGAATTCGCCGTGCTGGGAGACAAGCAGGTGCGCCTGGCCTTCCACGGGGACATGCAGCCGGTGCAGTACCACGAGGGCGTCTTGCAGGAGGCGCTGAGCGTCGTCGGCTGCAAGAGCCGGGTGGTGGGCACGCCTCGCGGCGTGACGGGCGCTGACTACGTCATCACCTGGGAGTAG
- a CDS encoding glycogen/starch/alpha-glucan phosphorylase yields the protein MAPPASASQQPRPAQPATTDDSGLGHDAASLRRSFLDHVRYSRGKNYESSTPHDRFMALSLAVRDRLADRWVKTSRTYYEKDVKRAYYLSAEYLLGRALGNNLLNLGMYEAAAESMQEVGVDLTNLLEMEPDAGLGNGGLGRLAACFMESLATLAYPGMGYGIRYEFGIFTQDIVDGYQVERADEWLKFGNPWEIVRPEKAVPVRFFGRVEHHQGPDGRPVARWVGGKTVVGVPYDTPIAGYHNNTVNTLRLWQARASEEFDLLLFNAGDYERSVVEKNDSEVISKVLYPNDAFQAGKELRLKQQYFFVACSIADIVRRYLKNHTDFKDFSRKAAIQLNDTHPAIGVAELMRVLVDEKRLLWDEAWTITQETFGYTNHTLLAEAMEKWPATLFERLLPRHLEIIYEINSRFLRQVQIRYPYDQEKMQRMSLVEEGAEKKIRMAHLAVVGSHSVNGVAALHTDLLRRDVLTDFAAMNPERFNNKTNGVTPRRWLAWCNPRLSKLITSRIGEGWATDLDKLTQLEAHAEDPEFRKAFRDVKRANKEDLARHIRDLRWVQLNPDAIFDVQIKRLHEYKRQLLNALHIVALWMKARRDPSTIIHPRAFIFGAKAAPGYHLAKLTIRLINGIAEVVNSDAGTTGLQVVFAPNYRVSLAERIIPAADVSEQISTAGMEASGTGNMKLMLNGALTLGTLDGANVEIRDAVGDENFFLFGLTADEVIARKREGYRPRDEYNQHQELREALDLISTGFFSPEDKHLFKPLVDSLLEEDRYLMLADFPSYMAKQEDVAHAYKDADGWARKCIINVARGGIFSSDRTIKQYAEEIWRIQPTPVDP from the coding sequence ATGGCCCCTCCTGCCTCCGCCTCCCAGCAGCCCCGCCCCGCCCAGCCGGCCACGACCGACGACAGCGGGCTCGGGCATGACGCGGCCAGCTTGCGCCGTTCCTTCCTCGACCACGTCCGCTATTCGCGCGGAAAGAACTACGAGTCGTCCACCCCTCACGACCGCTTCATGGCGCTGTCGCTCGCGGTGCGTGACAGGCTGGCGGACCGGTGGGTGAAGACGTCGCGCACGTATTACGAGAAGGACGTCAAGCGCGCCTATTACCTGTCCGCCGAGTACCTGCTGGGTCGGGCCCTGGGCAACAACCTGCTGAACCTGGGGATGTACGAAGCGGCCGCCGAGTCGATGCAGGAGGTGGGGGTGGACCTCACCAACCTGCTGGAGATGGAGCCGGACGCGGGCCTGGGCAACGGCGGCCTGGGCCGCCTGGCCGCGTGTTTCATGGAGTCGCTGGCCACGCTGGCCTACCCCGGCATGGGGTACGGCATCCGCTACGAGTTCGGCATCTTCACGCAGGACATCGTCGACGGGTACCAGGTGGAGCGCGCCGACGAGTGGCTCAAGTTCGGCAACCCGTGGGAAATCGTCCGGCCGGAGAAGGCGGTGCCGGTGCGCTTCTTCGGGCGCGTGGAGCACCACCAGGGCCCGGATGGCCGCCCCGTGGCGCGCTGGGTGGGCGGCAAGACGGTGGTGGGTGTTCCGTATGACACGCCCATCGCCGGGTACCACAACAACACCGTCAACACGCTGCGGCTGTGGCAGGCGCGCGCCTCCGAGGAGTTCGACCTGCTGCTGTTCAACGCGGGCGACTACGAGCGCTCGGTGGTGGAGAAGAACGACTCGGAGGTCATCTCCAAGGTCCTCTACCCCAACGACGCGTTCCAGGCCGGCAAGGAGCTGCGGCTCAAGCAGCAGTACTTCTTCGTCGCGTGCTCCATCGCGGACATCGTCCGGCGCTATCTGAAGAACCACACGGACTTCAAGGACTTCTCCCGCAAGGCGGCCATCCAGCTCAACGACACGCACCCGGCCATTGGCGTGGCGGAGCTGATGCGCGTGCTGGTGGACGAGAAGCGCCTGCTCTGGGACGAGGCGTGGACGATTACCCAGGAGACGTTCGGCTACACCAACCACACGCTGCTGGCCGAGGCGATGGAGAAGTGGCCGGCGACGCTCTTCGAGCGACTGCTGCCCCGCCACCTGGAAATCATCTACGAAATCAACTCGCGCTTCCTGCGGCAGGTGCAGATTCGCTACCCGTACGACCAGGAGAAGATGCAGCGGATGAGCCTGGTGGAGGAAGGGGCCGAGAAGAAGATTCGCATGGCCCACCTCGCCGTCGTCGGCAGCCACAGTGTCAACGGCGTGGCCGCGCTGCACACAGACCTGCTGCGCCGGGACGTGCTGACGGACTTCGCGGCCATGAACCCGGAGCGCTTCAACAACAAGACGAACGGCGTGACGCCGCGCCGCTGGCTGGCGTGGTGCAACCCCCGCCTGTCCAAGCTGATTACGTCCCGCATCGGCGAGGGCTGGGCCACGGACCTGGACAAGCTCACCCAGTTGGAGGCGCACGCGGAGGACCCGGAGTTCCGCAAGGCCTTCCGCGACGTGAAGCGCGCCAACAAGGAAGACCTGGCCCGGCACATCCGTGACTTGCGCTGGGTGCAGCTCAATCCGGACGCCATCTTCGACGTGCAGATCAAGCGCCTGCACGAGTACAAGCGCCAGCTCCTCAACGCGCTGCACATCGTGGCGCTGTGGATGAAGGCGCGCAGGGATCCGTCCACCATCATCCACCCGCGGGCGTTCATCTTCGGCGCCAAGGCGGCGCCGGGCTACCACCTGGCGAAGCTGACCATCCGACTCATCAACGGCATCGCCGAGGTGGTGAACAGCGACGCGGGCACCACGGGCCTGCAGGTGGTCTTCGCCCCCAACTACCGGGTGAGCCTGGCCGAGCGCATCATCCCCGCCGCGGACGTGTCCGAGCAGATCTCCACCGCGGGCATGGAGGCGTCCGGCACCGGCAACATGAAGCTGATGCTCAACGGCGCGCTGACGCTGGGCACGCTGGACGGCGCCAACGTGGAGATTCGCGACGCGGTGGGCGACGAGAACTTCTTCCTCTTCGGCCTCACGGCGGACGAGGTGATTGCCCGCAAGCGCGAGGGCTACCGCCCGCGCGACGAGTACAACCAGCACCAGGAGCTGCGCGAGGCGCTGGACCTGATTTCCACCGGCTTCTTCTCGCCGGAGGACAAGCACCTCTTCAAGCCGCTGGTGGACAGCCTCCTGGAGGAGGACCGCTACCTCATGCTGGCGGACTTCCCGTCGTACATGGCGAAGCAAGAGGACGTCGCGCACGCCTACAAAGACGCCGACGGCTGGGCGCGCAAGTGCATCATCAACGTGGCGCGCGGCGGCATCTTCTCCTCGGACCGGACCATCAAGCAGTACGCCGAGGAGATCTGGCGCATCCAGCCGACGCCGGTGGATCCGTGA
- a CDS encoding M23 family metallopeptidase, translating into MRIAPLLCLAAALLASTSEAAVRHVIKNRRIEPRQTLAQALHDAQLPDAQVAAVISALEGVFDFRKSRVGDQLRLVMRDGELDFFDYRQSMVDEWQVRRDGEKYVGSKRAIEVEKQVAVVALEIQSSLYEAAVAAGEDPAIGMVLADVFAWDIDFYRDVRKGDTARALVEKFVSKGRLLRYGDVLAATYAGGLVGNKKVYRYVLPDGQPNYFNEEGASAKKTFLKTPLKYANVTSRFGSRFHPVLKYLKAHNGVDYGTPIGTPVWAVADGTVTQAGYSGAAGNMVVIRHANGFETQYMHLSRFGEGVRAGTRVRQKQVIAYSGNTGRSTGPHLHFGLKRNGQYTNPLNQQFPRADPLPKELLPDFLAKAQELTGQMEAVSMAAVAGQAAAMP; encoded by the coding sequence ATGAGAATCGCTCCCCTGCTCTGCCTGGCCGCCGCGCTGCTGGCTTCGACGTCCGAAGCCGCGGTCCGTCACGTCATCAAGAACCGCCGTATCGAGCCGCGCCAGACGCTCGCGCAGGCGTTGCACGACGCGCAGCTCCCGGACGCGCAGGTGGCCGCCGTCATCTCCGCGCTGGAGGGCGTGTTCGACTTTCGCAAGTCGCGCGTGGGTGACCAGCTGCGGCTCGTCATGCGCGACGGGGAGTTGGACTTCTTCGACTACCGCCAGAGCATGGTGGACGAGTGGCAGGTCCGCCGCGACGGCGAGAAGTACGTGGGCAGCAAGCGCGCCATCGAAGTGGAGAAGCAGGTCGCTGTCGTTGCGCTGGAAATCCAGTCGTCGCTGTACGAGGCGGCGGTGGCCGCCGGTGAGGACCCGGCCATCGGCATGGTGCTGGCGGACGTGTTCGCCTGGGACATCGACTTCTACCGTGACGTGCGCAAGGGCGACACGGCGCGCGCGCTGGTGGAGAAGTTCGTCTCCAAGGGCCGCCTGCTGCGCTACGGCGACGTGCTGGCGGCGACGTATGCGGGCGGCCTGGTGGGCAACAAGAAGGTGTACCGCTACGTGCTCCCGGACGGGCAGCCCAACTACTTCAACGAGGAGGGCGCCAGCGCGAAGAAGACCTTCCTCAAGACGCCCCTGAAGTACGCCAACGTCACCAGCCGCTTCGGCTCGCGCTTCCACCCGGTGCTCAAGTACCTCAAGGCCCACAACGGCGTGGACTACGGCACCCCCATTGGAACCCCGGTGTGGGCGGTGGCGGACGGCACGGTGACGCAGGCGGGCTACTCGGGCGCCGCAGGCAACATGGTGGTCATCCGCCACGCCAACGGCTTCGAGACGCAGTACATGCACCTGTCGCGCTTCGGCGAAGGCGTCCGCGCGGGCACCCGCGTGCGGCAGAAGCAGGTCATCGCCTACTCCGGCAACACCGGCCGCTCCACCGGGCCGCACCTGCACTTCGGCCTCAAGCGCAACGGCCAGTACACCAACCCGCTCAACCAGCAGTTCCCCCGCGCGGACCCGCTGCCCAAGGAGCTGCTGCCGGACTTCCTCGCCAAGGCACAGGAGCTGACGGGGCAGATGGAGGCCGTGTCCATGGCCGCCGTCGCCGGGCAGGCTGCGGCCATGCCGTGA